From a single Ascaphus truei isolate aAscTru1 chromosome 2, aAscTru1.hap1, whole genome shotgun sequence genomic region:
- the LOC142488140 gene encoding histamine H3 receptor-like, whose protein sequence is MLMKKGHGEDNEKGHGKEIVHKTLGENLVILAFIVDKRLRNQGNFFLLNLAICDFLIGAFSLSLYVPYFLTGKWRLGRFLCKLWLIADYTMCTASAFNVALISYDRFLSVTMAVLYRSQQKRHSQTVLKMAAVWILSFLVYGPAILFWESFVGENDFPESSCIPGFYYSWYFIFGASALDFALPLISISFFNLSIYWSIQKRSRKKRQSSITPPPEEKETTVRPYIIATNIVLSTPQLDGKKDIKSPVRKRVNISLSLRECFGSNITSFSPQTGGTHIKRDVNIIKLSRDKKVAKSLAILVCIFGICWAPYSFFASIRAACHEYCTNSFWYKVTPWLLWINSAINPILYPLCHNSFRKAFIKIFLQISRKKFTI, encoded by the exons ATGCTAATGAAAAAGGGCCATGGGGAAGATAATGAAAAGGGCCATGGGAAAGAAATTGTTCACAAGACACTGGGAGAAAA TCTTGTTATTTTAGCTTTCATTGTGGACAAGAGACTCAGAAACCAGGGTAACTTCTTTCTTCTTAACCTGGCGATTTGTGATTTTTTGATAG GTGCATTCAGCCTCTCCTTGTATGTACCATATTTTTTGACTGGGAAGTGGAGACTTGGAAGATTTCTCTGCAAACTATGGTTAATTGCGGATTACACGATGTGCACTGCCTCTGCATTTAATGTTGCACTTATCAGTTATGACAGATTCCTTTCTGTCACTATGGCT GTGTTATATCGCTCTCAACAAAAAAGACATAGTCAGACAGTTCTTAAGATGGCTGCAGTCTGGATACTGTCATTCCTTGTGTATGGCCCAGCCATTCTTTTCTGGGAAAGTTTTGTTGGTGAAAATGACTTTCCTGAAAGCTCTTGTATCCCAGGATTTTATTACAGCTGGTATTTTATTTTTGGAGCGTCAGCACTTGATTTTGCTCTTCCACTTATAAGCATTTCATTTTTTAATTTGAGCATTTACTGGAGCATTCAAAAACGCAGCAGAAAGAAAAGACAGTCTTCAATTACTCCTCCTCCTGAAGAAAAGGAAACAACTGTGAGACCGTACATCATAGCAACTAATATTGTTCTATCTACTCCACAATTAGATGGAAAAAAGGACATTAAATCACCTGTACGGAAAAGGGTTaatatttctctttctctcagagAATGCTTTGGCAGTAATATTACTTCCTTTTCTCCACAAACTGGTGGAACACATATTAAGAGGGATGTTAATATTATTAAACTCTCAAGGGACAAGAAAGTTGCCAAATCTCTAGCGATTCTGGTTTGTATTTTTGGCATTTGTTGGGCTCCCTACTCATTTTTTGCCAGTATTCGTGCTGCCTGTCATGAATATTGCACTAATTCTTTCTGGTATAAAGTGACACCCTGGTTGTTATGGATTAATTCCGCAATTAACCCTATACTGTACCCCTTGTGCCACAATAGTTTTAGAAAAGCTTTCATCAAAATCTTTTTACAAATAAGCCGGAAGAAGTTTACAATTTAA